One segment of Aquimarina sp. BL5 DNA contains the following:
- the cobT gene encoding nicotinate-nucleotide--dimethylbenzimidazole phosphoribosyltransferase — MSFDITPLDKSLENTIQHKINLKTKPLGSLGILEKIALQIGLIQNTKHPILQKPSILVFVGDHGIAEKGEVNPYPQIVTQQMVYNFLSGGAAINSLCDQNNINLRIIDAGVNHNFNNIKGLIDAKVAYGTKNYQTEPAMSIDQCNTAIDKGATIVLETFQNGCNVIGFGEMGIGNSSAAALLMAHFTKTPIIECVGAGTGAQGEAIKIKQNILETVFKKHFPNTPVEALASFGGFEIAMITGAILKAAALKMTVIIDGFIVTAALLSAYAINENVLDYCIFAHTSEEQGHQKMLNFLGKKPLLSLGMRLGEGTGVAVAYPILESAVTFLNNMASFEEAEVATNE; from the coding sequence ATGAGTTTTGATATTACTCCATTAGACAAATCGTTAGAGAATACAATTCAACATAAGATTAACCTAAAAACCAAACCTCTTGGTTCTTTAGGTATATTAGAAAAAATTGCATTACAAATAGGACTAATTCAAAATACTAAGCATCCTATATTACAAAAACCGAGCATACTTGTTTTTGTAGGTGATCATGGTATTGCCGAAAAAGGCGAAGTCAATCCTTATCCTCAGATAGTGACGCAGCAAATGGTCTATAATTTCCTTAGCGGTGGAGCCGCTATTAATTCATTGTGCGATCAGAATAATATTAATCTAAGAATCATAGATGCTGGTGTCAATCACAATTTTAATAATATAAAAGGACTCATTGATGCTAAAGTAGCTTATGGCACTAAAAACTATCAGACAGAACCTGCAATGTCGATTGATCAGTGTAATACAGCTATTGATAAAGGGGCTACCATCGTTTTAGAAACATTTCAAAATGGATGTAACGTTATAGGATTTGGCGAGATGGGAATTGGAAATTCATCTGCAGCTGCATTATTAATGGCACATTTTACCAAAACACCTATAATCGAATGCGTTGGTGCAGGAACAGGGGCTCAAGGAGAAGCAATAAAAATAAAGCAAAATATTCTGGAAACCGTTTTTAAGAAACACTTTCCAAATACGCCAGTAGAAGCCTTAGCTAGTTTTGGTGGCTTTGAAATTGCTATGATTACTGGAGCAATACTAAAGGCGGCAGCATTAAAAATGACTGTTATCATTGATGGTTTTATAGTTACAGCTGCGCTTTTATCAGCATATGCAATCAATGAAAATGTACTGGACTATTGTATTTTTGCCCATACATCCGAAGAACAAGGTCATCAAAAAATGCTAAACTTCCTCGGAAAGAAACCTCTATTATCTCTAGGCATGCGACTAGGTGAAGGTACTGGAGTAGCAGTTGCTTATCCTATTCTAGAATCTGCAGTTACATTCTTAAATAATATGGCAAGTTTTGAAGAAGCCGAAGTAGCTACCAATGAATAA
- a CDS encoding bifunctional adenosylcobinamide kinase/adenosylcobinamide-phosphate guanylyltransferase produces the protein MLYYITGGERSGKSSYAQNLALELSDSPTYIATSRVWDGNHRKRIDRHIADRDSRWTSIEEEKKLSKVIKKDAVVVIDCVTLWLTNFFVDTKNDIELSLSQAKTEFNQLLKINATVIIISNEIGMGVHATTEIGRKFTELQGWMNQHIAKQADQAILMVSGIPVKIK, from the coding sequence ATGTTGTATTACATTACTGGTGGAGAGCGTTCAGGCAAAAGCAGCTATGCTCAGAATCTTGCCTTAGAACTTTCAGACAGTCCAACATACATAGCTACATCAAGGGTTTGGGATGGCAATCATCGAAAACGTATTGATCGGCATATTGCAGATCGCGATAGTAGGTGGACCTCCATTGAGGAAGAAAAAAAACTATCTAAAGTAATAAAAAAAGATGCGGTTGTCGTTATCGATTGTGTAACGCTATGGCTTACCAATTTTTTTGTGGATACTAAAAATGATATTGAACTTTCTCTATCTCAAGCAAAAACAGAATTTAATCAACTTCTGAAAATCAATGCAACTGTTATCATCATATCCAATGAAATCGGAATGGGTGTTCACGCAACCACTGAAATAGGCAGAAAGTTTACCGAATTACAAGGCTGGATGAATCAGCATATTGCTAAGCAAGCTGATCAAGCAATACTAATGGTATCCGGAATACCAGTAAAAATAAAATAA
- a CDS encoding TonB-dependent siderophore receptor: MNKKVFFGATLIMLGAQVVSAQDSIKEEKVNELEEVVLSDSKFKLKREQSGKVITKITSEELERSQGQSVATVLNRVAGVYVNGSNNAAGEPLGVYVRGGRNRQVVIRIDGVTVSDPSTSAGDYDLRLLSTSQIESIEILKGASSTLYGSGAAAAVINITTKSEGKDAISGQFSSSIGTNQSQDDQDYDINEFVNSASINGTIGKVSYLGSLAHQSTDGLSAAEAEGAESDAYNKFNVSAKLGYQWSKNFKFHFFGNLDQYKTDFDGGAGFDADNQFDSRQLRGGSFWEAKYPNGSFTFVDSYALLEREFMSGFPSRYESKIYTFDAYNKYNFNNTLYTVVGANGSYSDFNLFSIPFGSDDLVQTINDNEADFDIIDPYINLVYVSKFGLNVNAGGRLNIHSAYGNHLVYNINPSFTYTFGGNYIKALASYSTAYITPSLFQLFDTAFFSGNPDLEPEESRTIEGGIELSHEKRATISVVYFNRKSENFITFDPNTFVNFNSPNDIKVDGVELEFNAKLLEDKLSFGGNYTYTNISRLENDIRIPEHSIQANIGYQLSGKTYTSLSYQYNGERTDTNFDPVTFAPTPVPLDSYGILDFYISHQLLSNMTVFAAMNNITNEEYQEIFGFSTRGRNARIGVNLKF, encoded by the coding sequence ATGAACAAAAAAGTGTTTTTTGGGGCTACACTAATTATGTTAGGGGCTCAGGTTGTTTCGGCGCAAGATTCAATAAAAGAAGAAAAAGTAAACGAATTAGAGGAGGTGGTACTTTCTGATTCTAAATTTAAACTAAAAAGAGAACAAAGTGGTAAGGTAATTACCAAAATTACCTCTGAAGAATTAGAACGCAGTCAGGGACAATCTGTAGCCACAGTTTTAAATAGAGTAGCGGGAGTTTATGTAAACGGGAGTAATAATGCGGCAGGAGAACCATTGGGAGTTTATGTGCGTGGTGGGCGAAATCGACAGGTAGTGATTAGAATTGATGGAGTTACCGTAAGTGATCCCTCTACGTCAGCGGGGGATTATGATCTTCGATTATTATCTACTAGCCAAATCGAATCTATAGAGATTCTAAAAGGAGCTTCTAGTACATTATATGGTTCTGGAGCCGCGGCAGCAGTAATTAATATTACTACAAAGTCTGAAGGAAAAGATGCAATATCAGGACAATTTTCTTCTAGTATCGGTACCAATCAATCACAGGATGATCAGGACTATGACATAAATGAGTTTGTAAACTCAGCATCTATCAACGGAACCATAGGTAAAGTAAGTTATTTAGGAAGTCTTGCTCATCAATCAACGGATGGTCTATCGGCAGCAGAGGCTGAAGGAGCGGAAAGTGATGCTTACAATAAATTTAATGTCTCGGCCAAATTGGGATATCAGTGGAGCAAGAATTTTAAGTTTCATTTTTTTGGAAACTTAGATCAATATAAGACCGATTTTGATGGAGGCGCAGGATTTGATGCAGATAACCAGTTTGATAGCCGTCAATTAAGAGGTGGGTCATTTTGGGAAGCAAAATACCCTAATGGAAGCTTCACCTTTGTAGATAGTTATGCATTATTAGAAAGAGAATTTATGTCTGGTTTTCCTTCCAGATATGAAAGTAAGATTTATACGTTTGATGCTTATAATAAGTATAACTTTAATAATACATTATACACTGTAGTTGGTGCAAATGGTTCTTATAGTGACTTTAATCTTTTTAGTATTCCTTTTGGAAGTGATGATTTAGTACAAACGATTAATGATAATGAAGCGGATTTTGATATTATTGATCCCTATATCAATTTAGTATATGTATCTAAATTTGGGTTGAATGTTAATGCAGGAGGAAGACTAAATATTCATAGTGCTTATGGTAACCATTTAGTTTATAATATTAATCCATCGTTTACATATACTTTCGGAGGGAATTATATCAAAGCATTAGCATCGTATAGTACAGCCTATATTACACCGTCATTATTTCAATTGTTTGATACTGCTTTTTTTAGTGGAAATCCTGATTTAGAGCCAGAAGAAAGTAGAACCATAGAAGGAGGGATAGAACTATCTCACGAAAAAAGAGCTACCATAAGTGTAGTATACTTTAATAGAAAATCAGAAAATTTTATCACTTTTGATCCTAACACTTTTGTAAATTTCAATTCACCAAATGACATTAAAGTTGATGGTGTAGAATTAGAGTTTAATGCAAAACTATTAGAGGATAAGTTATCTTTTGGCGGTAATTATACCTACACCAATATTTCAAGATTAGAAAATGATATTAGAATTCCTGAACATAGCATCCAGGCTAATATTGGATATCAATTATCGGGTAAAACGTATACTTCTTTAAGTTATCAATATAATGGCGAACGTACGGATACTAATTTTGACCCCGTTACATTTGCGCCAACACCTGTTCCATTAGATAGTTATGGGATATTAGATTTTTATATTAGTCATCAACTTTTGAGTAATATGACAGTTTTTGCTGCTATGAACAATATTACAAACGAAGAGTATCAAGAGATATTTGGATTTAGTACCAGAGGAAGAAATGCTAGAATAGGGGTTAACCTGAAATTCTAG
- a CDS encoding S41 family peptidase: MKFLKYFALLLLSMSMFTSCFEDNDDVLRISGVQEINDFIWKGMNAFYVYKADVADLANDRFSSNKEYGDFLNSFSSPEAIFEGLRTQETVTVGSEQIKVDDFSFMVDDYIALEQALDGITRNNGMEFGLARYPNNASNVFGYVRYILPGTDAETKGIERGVIFNTIDGTQITEQNFRQLLAPDTYTIGLATFDGNDVTPTGTSISLTKTQYTENPVFLAKTLDVDGNPVGYLMYNEFTGDFDAQLNTAFGQFASDNVTDLILDLRYNGGGSVITAIDLSSMITGQFNGRIFTTEEWNVDRQEQFGDTNRFDNQIRTGAGINSLNLNRVYVLTTRSSASASELVINGLDPYINVIQVGSTTRGKFQASRTIYDSNNFGRNGANTGHTYALQPLVLRSINSVGFTDYFGGFTPEIEVAEDFSNLGILGDPNEPLLKAAIDNILGNRSPSQYNTLELEIIGESKMSKPNYLRMYKDTDFSELQK; this comes from the coding sequence ATGAAATTCCTGAAGTATTTTGCATTACTCCTTTTATCCATGAGTATGTTCACTAGTTGTTTTGAGGATAATGATGATGTATTAAGAATATCAGGGGTACAGGAAATTAATGATTTTATCTGGAAAGGCATGAATGCTTTTTATGTCTACAAAGCTGATGTAGCAGATCTAGCAAACGATCGCTTTTCTTCTAATAAAGAGTATGGTGATTTTCTTAATAGTTTCTCTTCTCCCGAAGCTATTTTTGAAGGATTAAGAACCCAGGAAACGGTAACTGTAGGCTCGGAACAAATAAAAGTGGATGATTTCAGTTTTATGGTCGATGATTATATTGCATTAGAACAAGCTCTTGATGGAATCACCAGAAATAATGGAATGGAGTTCGGCTTGGCTAGGTATCCTAATAATGCATCTAATGTATTTGGATATGTACGCTATATACTTCCTGGAACCGATGCAGAGACAAAAGGAATTGAGAGAGGTGTTATTTTTAATACGATAGATGGCACTCAGATTACCGAACAGAATTTCAGACAACTATTAGCTCCAGATACGTATACAATTGGTCTTGCTACTTTTGATGGAAATGATGTAACTCCGACAGGTACATCCATTTCCCTTACCAAAACACAGTATACAGAAAACCCTGTTTTTCTTGCAAAAACCTTAGATGTAGATGGAAATCCAGTTGGATATTTAATGTATAATGAATTCACAGGGGATTTTGATGCTCAATTAAATACTGCTTTTGGGCAGTTTGCGTCTGATAATGTTACAGACCTTATATTAGATTTACGATACAATGGTGGAGGCTCTGTTATTACTGCAATTGACTTATCTAGCATGATTACAGGACAATTTAATGGACGAATATTTACTACAGAAGAATGGAATGTAGATCGACAAGAACAATTTGGCGATACCAATCGTTTCGATAATCAAATCAGAACTGGTGCTGGTATTAATAGCTTAAACCTAAATAGAGTCTATGTATTAACAACCAGAAGTTCTGCATCGGCGAGTGAACTAGTAATTAATGGACTAGACCCTTATATCAATGTAATTCAGGTTGGTTCCACTACTAGAGGAAAATTTCAGGCTTCAAGAACTATATATGATTCAAATAATTTTGGACGAAATGGGGCCAATACAGGACACACCTATGCACTACAACCTTTGGTTCTTAGATCTATAAATTCTGTAGGATTTACAGATTATTTTGGTGGTTTTACTCCAGAAATTGAAGTTGCTGAAGATTTCTCGAACCTAGGAATATTAGGTGATCCTAATGAACCATTATTAAAAGCAGCTATTGATAATATTTTAGGTAACAGATCTCCATCACAATATAACACTCTCGAATTAGAAATTATAGGTGAAAGTAAGATGAGCAAACCTAATTATCTAAGAATGTATAAAGACACAGATTTTTCTGAATTACAAAAATAA
- a CDS encoding RNA polymerase sigma factor, with protein MKERAFITLTNGFKDKLYRLAKRLLVSNEEAEDATQEVLLKLWRNKTKMAEYKNVEAFAMTMTKNYCYDKLKAKETGNLKIVHSNYKDEQPSLQRSVEARDSLDWVGKIMDGLPEQQRMIVQLRDIEQYDNAEIAEMLEMNETAVRVALSRGRKTIRKELLKKHNYGVV; from the coding sequence ATGAAAGAAAGAGCATTTATAACACTTACTAATGGTTTTAAAGACAAGCTATATAGGTTGGCTAAAAGATTGTTGGTAAGTAATGAGGAAGCAGAGGACGCTACCCAAGAAGTACTGTTAAAGCTATGGAGGAATAAAACCAAAATGGCAGAGTATAAAAATGTGGAAGCATTCGCGATGACAATGACCAAAAACTATTGCTATGATAAGTTAAAGGCAAAAGAAACTGGAAATTTAAAGATTGTACATAGTAATTATAAAGATGAGCAGCCTTCATTACAGAGATCAGTAGAGGCAAGAGATAGTCTGGATTGGGTAGGTAAGATCATGGACGGATTGCCTGAACAACAGCGAATGATTGTCCAGCTTAGAGATATAGAACAATATGATAATGCAGAAATAGCGGAAATGCTAGAAATGAACGAAACAGCAGTGCGAGTGGCATTATCCAGAGGAAGAAAAACAATACGAAAAGAATTATTAAAAAAACACAATTATGGAGTTGTCTAA
- a CDS encoding DUF4252 domain-containing protein, with product MKKFAIVILVALVPYLSVAQSNFDKYEDMNDVSSVVVTSKMFKLLSKMDLESNDPEVKEYINLVENIKNIKVFATENNEIGQKMKADVQKYLKSTSLDELMRVKSDGKNVKFYSKPGKNDNFVTELFMFMEGMENDGGPNTVVLTITGDIDLRQVSKIADHLNVPGGQELKKVKKKN from the coding sequence ATGAAAAAGTTTGCAATCGTAATATTAGTAGCATTAGTACCATATCTGTCTGTTGCTCAGAGTAATTTTGATAAATATGAAGACATGAACGATGTGTCATCTGTTGTGGTAACCAGTAAAATGTTTAAACTATTAAGCAAAATGGATCTGGAAAGCAATGATCCCGAAGTGAAGGAGTATATAAACTTAGTAGAGAATATTAAAAATATTAAAGTTTTTGCTACAGAAAACAATGAAATCGGTCAGAAGATGAAAGCGGATGTGCAGAAATACCTAAAAAGTACTTCGTTAGATGAGCTGATGCGAGTAAAGAGTGATGGTAAAAATGTGAAGTTTTATTCTAAGCCGGGTAAAAATGACAATTTTGTAACAGAACTGTTTATGTTCATGGAAGGAATGGAAAATGATGGAGGACCTAATACAGTAGTACTAACAATAACTGGTGATATTGACTTAAGACAAGTGTCCAAAATTGCCGATCACCTTAATGTTCCTGGAGGACAGGAGCTAAAGAAAGTGAAAAAGAAAAATTAA
- a CDS encoding DUF4252 domain-containing protein: MKNIIKLVGVACVMLLMSCNNGASLQKYFVDHQDDSDFVAVDVATSLLDTDKVALSKEEKEALESIKKVNFLALPLKDKTKARYEEEKTTINTILNSDKYETLMRFGSNGTKAVLKFQGDEDNIDEMIVFASNKERGLALVRVLGDDMKPENVAKLMNAIDKGDVDMDAFKNIIGNINID, from the coding sequence ATGAAAAATATAATAAAACTAGTAGGCGTAGCCTGTGTAATGTTACTAATGAGTTGTAATAATGGAGCTTCATTACAAAAATATTTTGTAGATCATCAAGACGATTCGGATTTTGTAGCGGTAGATGTAGCTACAAGTCTTTTGGATACCGATAAAGTAGCGCTTTCTAAAGAAGAGAAAGAAGCATTGGAGAGTATTAAGAAAGTCAATTTTTTAGCATTGCCACTTAAAGATAAAACCAAAGCCAGGTATGAAGAAGAAAAAACGACTATCAATACGATACTCAATTCCGATAAGTATGAAACCTTAATGAGGTTTGGTTCTAATGGAACAAAAGCGGTACTTAAATTTCAAGGAGATGAAGATAATATTGATGAAATGATTGTATTTGCTTCTAATAAAGAAAGAGGTTTAGCATTAGTAAGAGTTTTAGGAGATGATATGAAACCGGAAAATGTTGCCAAATTAATGAATGCCATTGATAAAGGAGACGTGGATATGGATGCTTTTAAGAATATAATTGGGAATATCAATATAGACTAA
- the purB gene encoding adenylosuccinate lyase, translating to MSLSPLQAISPIDGRYASKTQSLSAYFSEEALIKYRVLVEIEYFIALCEIPLPQLKSIDTSIFGKLREIYTQFSTEDAQAIKDIEKVTNHDVKAVEYFIKEKFDILGLQEYKEFIHFGLTSQDINNTAIPLSIKEAVGDVYIPQYLELKDKLKSLVEEWSEISMLARTHGQPASPTRLGKEFQVYVTRLEAQFDLLNDIPSAAKFGGATGNYNAHKVAYPTIDWKAFGTRFVQEKLGLHHSFPTTQIEHYDHMAALFDGLKRINTIILDLDRDVWTYVSMDYFKQKIKKGEVGSSAMPHKVNPIDFENSEGNIGIANALFEHLSAKLPVSRLQRDLTDSTVLRNVGVPFGHTLIAFQATLKGLNKLLLNEEKFAQDLENNWAVVAEAIQTILRREGYPNPYEALKGLTRTNATINQNSIAEFIETLEVSDAIKSELKTITPSNYTGI from the coding sequence ATGTCATTATCTCCTTTGCAAGCTATTTCACCTATAGATGGTCGCTATGCTTCTAAAACACAATCATTAAGTGCTTATTTTAGTGAAGAAGCCTTAATAAAATATCGTGTACTGGTAGAAATAGAATATTTTATCGCTTTATGCGAAATACCACTACCACAATTAAAGAGTATTGACACATCAATTTTTGGAAAATTACGAGAAATCTATACTCAGTTTTCTACTGAAGATGCACAAGCTATAAAGGATATTGAAAAAGTAACTAACCATGATGTAAAAGCAGTTGAGTATTTTATCAAGGAGAAGTTTGATATCCTTGGTTTACAAGAGTATAAAGAGTTTATTCATTTTGGACTAACCTCTCAGGATATAAACAATACGGCTATCCCTTTAAGTATTAAAGAAGCTGTTGGCGATGTATACATTCCTCAATATTTAGAATTAAAGGATAAATTAAAATCTTTAGTAGAAGAATGGTCTGAAATTTCGATGTTAGCACGCACACACGGACAACCTGCTTCTCCTACCCGATTAGGAAAAGAGTTTCAGGTTTATGTGACGCGGTTAGAAGCACAATTTGATTTGCTAAATGACATTCCAAGTGCTGCAAAATTTGGTGGAGCTACAGGAAACTACAATGCGCATAAAGTTGCGTATCCTACTATCGATTGGAAAGCGTTTGGAACTCGTTTTGTACAAGAAAAATTGGGTTTACATCATTCTTTTCCAACGACTCAAATAGAGCACTATGATCATATGGCCGCTTTATTTGATGGATTAAAACGTATAAATACGATTATCTTAGATTTGGATCGTGATGTATGGACATACGTTTCTATGGATTACTTTAAACAAAAAATCAAAAAAGGTGAAGTTGGATCTTCTGCGATGCCACATAAGGTAAATCCTATTGATTTTGAAAATAGTGAAGGAAATATTGGTATTGCCAATGCCTTATTCGAACACTTATCTGCAAAACTTCCTGTAAGTCGATTACAGCGTGATCTTACGGATAGCACTGTACTAAGAAATGTGGGAGTTCCTTTCGGACATACTTTGATTGCATTTCAAGCAACACTAAAAGGGTTGAACAAATTATTATTGAATGAAGAGAAGTTTGCTCAGGATCTTGAGAATAATTGGGCGGTAGTAGCAGAAGCTATTCAGACGATACTAAGAAGAGAAGGATATCCTAATCCTTATGAAGCACTAAAAGGATTAACTAGAACGAACGCTACGATAAACCAAAATTCTATTGCCGAGTTTATAGAAACACTAGAAGTTTCAGATGCTATCAAATCAGAACTAAAAACTATTACACCCTCTAACTATACAGGGATATAG